In [Leptolyngbya] sp. PCC 7376, a genomic segment contains:
- a CDS encoding protein kinase domain-containing protein produces MVYKVGDKIGKYILTRTFTTQNAGRCQWGFVSCKEQEYFIKKFDSPVYPGKEAPGSEKSKKKKRERCKVFEARYTAIKNALSHFGEGGLIVQPIDFFRYGNKSEEYFKIFHKIDTNLLAKDIHALHLKERLSIMTSAAYSVSELHKKNIIHFDLKPDNILVEKAWGTSAKLIDFDDSIIAGGKIEPDEIVGDFVYYSPELARYIETEGETEIPDFKSDVFALGLIFSKYWTGKLPNFSSDFTYPYQAILAGNRLKISKGKVRKSRIQTSRNLRGSKKLSPEDLVVELIEYMLSFSRTKRPTAKEVHENLKTIIERL; encoded by the coding sequence ATGGTCTATAAAGTTGGAGATAAAATAGGAAAGTATATTCTTACTCGAACTTTCACTACTCAGAATGCTGGCCGCTGCCAATGGGGATTTGTTTCTTGTAAGGAACAGGAATACTTCATTAAGAAATTCGATTCTCCAGTCTACCCAGGCAAAGAAGCACCAGGTAGTGAAAAAAGTAAGAAAAAAAAGCGAGAGCGTTGTAAGGTATTCGAGGCTAGATATACAGCCATCAAAAATGCACTTTCGCATTTTGGAGAAGGTGGTTTAATAGTCCAGCCTATAGACTTTTTCAGATATGGCAATAAGTCAGAAGAGTACTTTAAGATATTTCATAAAATAGATACAAATTTACTTGCAAAAGATATCCATGCCCTCCACTTAAAAGAGCGTTTATCTATTATGACAAGCGCTGCTTACTCCGTCTCTGAATTACATAAAAAAAATATTATCCATTTTGATCTTAAACCAGATAATATCTTAGTCGAAAAAGCATGGGGAACATCGGCTAAGTTGATTGATTTTGATGACAGTATCATTGCTGGTGGGAAAATCGAGCCTGATGAAATCGTGGGAGATTTTGTCTATTATTCACCAGAGTTAGCTCGATATATTGAAACTGAGGGTGAAACAGAGATTCCTGATTTCAAATCAGATGTTTTTGCATTAGGTTTGATTTTCAGTAAATATTGGACGGGAAAACTACCTAATTTCAGCTCGGATTTCACCTATCCTTATCAAGCTATTCTCGCAGGAAATAGATTGAAGATTTCAAAGGGTAAAGTTCGTAAGTCTAGAATCCAAACTAGTAGAAATCTTCGGGGCTCCAAAAAACTTTCCCCAGAAGATTTAGTTGTTGAACTCATTGAATATATGCTGTCTTTTTCTAGAACTAAAAGACCAACAGCGAAAGAAGTTCATGAAAATCTCAAAACAATAATAGAGCGACTGTAA
- a CDS encoding protein phosphatase 2C domain-containing protein: MQKQHEQPDNLLVIDIETKPNKGQDAHLYLSYLDSFVLAVFDGLGGRSGMMGSEHGARVASRSAKTSTYSFFQDLINKHQKLDKTNAFDLQRFIQQDLRKSKNDYERTSNKPSSRIKSNLKPSKDIASTTLALANISKSRSSQKALDLDVAWIGDSRVYFLSSRKGLQQLTQDDVKEYKDDFDSVSNSGAPMTQYLTPDMDSDVGINFNHFSIEEPGLVIVSTDGAFDGLHPWYFEYLLLFFLQSSGSMREYEQKLSEYLRERRVGDDITLILQPLAFGNNFSSIQEKYQERYRTVEDLANSCRELKNYAEVWNKYRVNYEERIEQTASQVSNDSIALLCDSEVINELIDIDLDFNDPEQSISKKSIQPPRGSQQFNEERAPLEQPISYGANQKNPQERINELGIKESKFSNQPNYQNPSLDIDNSPSQNTLPPIQPLSYNTNQDHPSDISKTTNRVTAPSEEPNTNVYVPDQKKQAQPSNPPYPSHVKNKKIDLLAKASGNKISTHCIDYIYIAKGLLYENKDYNSAIQTIIQILKSNCEEIPALSFLGLAYFMESNSGVLAPLPKTDKWANVFRQTLNIIEKKKYLEKDSQHESIRISLIILVECLTQVEISSKVFSSSELKEIEAICRKIKTYREQNPHPWYVTGKIYAAQSKTIQKKEEKNYIEQAKKDFRYAQNIYEQRGDTRRVNECNKEIKKLDSVWNKRIF; this comes from the coding sequence ATGCAAAAACAACATGAGCAACCAGACAATTTGTTAGTTATTGATATAGAGACGAAGCCCAATAAAGGGCAAGATGCTCATTTATATCTTAGCTATTTAGACAGCTTTGTTTTGGCTGTGTTTGATGGGCTTGGTGGTCGATCCGGCATGATGGGTAGTGAACATGGCGCAAGAGTTGCTTCCCGGTCAGCTAAGACCTCAACTTATTCTTTTTTTCAAGATCTTATAAACAAACATCAAAAGTTAGATAAAACGAATGCTTTTGATTTACAAAGGTTTATTCAGCAGGATTTAAGGAAATCAAAAAATGACTATGAACGAACATCGAATAAACCAAGTTCTCGAATAAAAAGTAACCTAAAACCGTCAAAAGACATAGCAAGTACAACTCTTGCTCTAGCGAATATTTCTAAATCTCGGTCTAGTCAGAAGGCTTTAGATCTAGACGTAGCTTGGATCGGTGATTCTCGCGTCTATTTTTTGAGTTCTCGGAAAGGCCTACAGCAACTTACCCAAGATGATGTCAAAGAATATAAAGATGATTTTGACTCTGTATCAAACTCTGGTGCACCGATGACTCAATATCTAACTCCTGATATGGATTCAGACGTAGGAATAAATTTCAATCATTTTTCAATTGAGGAACCGGGATTAGTCATTGTAAGTACTGATGGAGCTTTCGATGGATTACATCCTTGGTATTTCGAGTATCTGCTCCTTTTCTTCCTACAAAGTTCAGGCAGCATGCGTGAGTATGAGCAAAAACTTTCAGAATACTTGAGAGAGCGAAGAGTTGGTGATGATATTACTTTAATTTTACAGCCCCTAGCTTTTGGTAATAATTTCAGTTCAATACAAGAAAAATATCAAGAAAGATACCGAACAGTTGAAGATCTTGCCAACTCTTGCAGGGAACTAAAAAATTATGCGGAAGTTTGGAATAAGTATCGAGTCAATTATGAAGAAAGGATTGAACAAACTGCTTCTCAGGTATCCAATGATTCAATAGCTCTTCTCTGTGATTCCGAAGTCATTAATGAACTTATTGATATCGATCTAGATTTTAATGATCCAGAACAGTCGATATCGAAGAAATCCATACAACCACCAAGAGGAAGTCAACAATTCAATGAAGAGCGAGCACCTTTAGAGCAACCGATTAGTTATGGTGCGAATCAAAAAAATCCTCAAGAAAGGATAAATGAACTGGGAATTAAAGAATCAAAATTTTCGAATCAACCTAATTATCAAAATCCCTCACTAGATATTGATAACTCACCAAGTCAAAATACATTACCCCCAATACAACCTCTTAGCTACAACACAAACCAAGATCACCCAAGTGATATTAGCAAAACAACAAATCGAGTAACGGCTCCTTCTGAAGAACCTAATACTAATGTCTATGTGCCAGACCAAAAAAAACAAGCTCAACCTTCTAACCCACCGTATCCAAGCCACGTCAAAAACAAGAAAATAGATTTACTTGCTAAAGCATCTGGCAATAAAATAAGTACGCATTGTATCGACTACATTTATATTGCTAAAGGATTATTATATGAAAATAAAGACTACAATTCAGCAATCCAAACAATAATACAAATCTTAAAAAGCAATTGTGAAGAAATACCAGCATTATCTTTCCTCGGCTTAGCTTATTTTATGGAGAGCAACAGTGGAGTTCTTGCGCCTCTTCCGAAAACAGATAAGTGGGCAAATGTTTTTCGTCAAACATTAAATATTATTGAGAAAAAAAAGTACTTAGAAAAAGACAGTCAGCATGAATCGATTCGCATATCATTAATAATTCTTGTCGAATGCTTAACTCAAGTTGAAATATCGAGTAAAGTCTTTAGTTCTTCTGAACTAAAAGAAATTGAAGCAATTTGTCGAAAAATAAAAACTTATCGTGAGCAAAATCCTCACCCATGGTATGTTACTGGAAAAATTTATGCAGCGCAGTCGAAAACAATACAAAAGAAAGAAGAAAAAAATTATATAGAACAGGCAAAAAAAGATTTTAGATACGCTCAAAATATCTATGAGCAAAGAGGAGACACTAGGCGAGTAAATGAATGCAATAAAGAAATAAAAAAACTTGATTCTGTGTGGAATAAACGTATTTTTTAA
- a CDS encoding ADP-ribosyltransferase domain-containing protein, whose translation MAQTSFDIEDAEYFLNRVKDFHEVLKDEWLTVSNQWYSLKLSWYDCHIYQLEEVFGILSYKYSQAIKNCEQCIKYLQDKIEIADSANELEDCFPLLGLYSKEISSSSSKITLAERRSYAQEILNGLSHLPENFLDKAKTKLKGAYARLSKEAVAALIYYTSESEGYRQINRLLRGEMMKFANTEKAIGWNVAKAKRDYTQHIKFINEALNKLPNHGGVVYRGTTIDPKQLAKYKVGQIVTEKGFLSTSSNLAIGQAFSGNVFYSIVSQTGKAIKDLSEFSGEDEVLFRPDTKFKVLSVENKNGEIRIFLMEIQTN comes from the coding sequence ATGGCACAAACTTCATTTGATATCGAAGATGCTGAATATTTTCTCAACCGAGTAAAAGACTTTCACGAAGTTCTTAAAGATGAATGGTTAACGGTTTCAAATCAATGGTATAGCCTTAAATTAAGTTGGTATGATTGCCATATTTATCAACTTGAAGAAGTTTTTGGAATACTTTCATATAAATATTCACAAGCCATTAAAAATTGTGAACAATGCATTAAATATCTACAGGATAAAATTGAGATTGCTGATTCAGCTAATGAATTAGAAGATTGTTTTCCTTTATTAGGTTTATATTCTAAAGAAATAAGCTCATCTAGTTCCAAAATAACCTTAGCTGAAAGAAGATCCTATGCTCAAGAAATTCTTAATGGTTTGAGTCATCTTCCTGAAAATTTTCTTGATAAAGCAAAAACTAAACTTAAAGGAGCTTATGCTCGATTAAGCAAAGAAGCTGTTGCCGCTTTAATCTATTATACCTCGGAAAGTGAGGGATATCGTCAAATTAATCGTTTACTACGAGGTGAAATGATGAAATTTGCAAATACTGAAAAAGCAATAGGTTGGAATGTCGCAAAAGCAAAACGAGACTATACACAACATATTAAATTTATTAATGAAGCTCTTAATAAATTACCAAATCATGGAGGAGTAGTTTATAGAGGTACTACAATAGATCCAAAACAACTTGCTAAATATAAAGTTGGTCAAATTGTAACAGAAAAAGGTTTTTTAAGTACCAGTAGTAATCTAGCTATTGGTCAAGCATTTTCTGGCAACGTTTTTTACAGTATCGTTTCTCAAACAGGCAAAGCGATTAAAGATTTATCTGAATTTTCTGGTGAAGATGAAGTACTTTTTCGACCAGACACAAAGTTTAAAGTTTTATCCGTTGAAAACAAGAATGGTGAAATTCGTATTTTTTTGATGGAAATTCAAACAAATTAA
- the mddA gene encoding methanethiol S-methyltransferase produces MKNTLGRISAFSYGVICYGIFFGTFLYLMGFVDNLFVPKALDSPRVIGLSYALLINAALILLFGIQHSGMARKSFKEKWTKIVPEPIERSTYVLFSSLCLITLLVFWQPIGIQVWHIDNSFLFYALYSLSGVGWVLVFASTFMINHFDLFGLRQVYLYLREQPYEHLDFQTPAFYSVIRHPLYLGFLFGIWFTPNMTISHFVFAALLTLYMLIAIPWEEKDLVDAHGESYQQYKSRVPMLIPKFLSNQKNMPSSQE; encoded by the coding sequence ATGAAAAACACATTGGGTAGGATTAGTGCGTTTAGTTATGGCGTGATTTGCTATGGCATCTTTTTCGGAACATTCTTGTATTTAATGGGCTTTGTCGATAATTTATTCGTCCCAAAAGCCCTAGATTCTCCAAGAGTGATAGGACTATCTTATGCCTTACTAATTAACGCAGCATTAATTCTTTTATTTGGCATTCAACATAGTGGCATGGCACGAAAAAGCTTTAAAGAAAAATGGACAAAAATTGTGCCTGAACCAATCGAGCGGAGCACCTATGTTTTGTTTTCTAGCCTATGCCTAATAACCCTATTAGTGTTTTGGCAGCCAATCGGGATTCAAGTTTGGCATATCGATAATTCTTTTCTTTTCTATGCTTTGTATAGCCTGAGTGGCGTAGGTTGGGTATTAGTCTTCGCCTCGACATTTATGATCAATCACTTTGATTTATTTGGCTTGCGACAAGTTTACCTCTATCTCAGAGAACAACCATATGAGCATTTAGATTTTCAGACACCAGCTTTTTATAGTGTTATTCGTCATCCACTCTATTTAGGATTTTTATTTGGGATTTGGTTTACGCCAAATATGACCATTTCTCACTTTGTCTTTGCTGCACTTCTAACGCTTTATATGCTCATTGCAATTCCTTGGGAAGAGAAGGATTTAGTTGATGCTCATGGCGAGAGTTACCAACAATATAAAAGTCGTGTCCCGATGCTAATCCCAAAATTCCTTAGCAATCAGAAAAATATGCCATCGTCACAGGAGTAA
- a CDS encoding FtsK/SpoIIIE domain-containing protein: MDSDKKNPRLLSLSWNEPRWTPLEHDPKHYRPQIKGDAPRRLRVGELKRIFKTYIEKDDILSAKKTTSRVRNNLKSRTKDEVEPVNMVAAAFVPIRSYTPLQGESHPGHIAIFSNNNQTRKTAITAIESMALRTICTFPVKKLQCTFIDPVDIGSNFPFNGKLPSLIIGERIYTSSSGIREQLQLFSSHVEKVIQRLGKDYESIEEFNQANSVVAEAYRYLFITDFPNGFDNNSREALESILRNGARAGVYVVIHVDEVIEKPRDFSYKTFSHHTTSLLPTGNHIKENPLFTTSVINKAFNILLDKPPSKEQFNQLTNLFTKTFKELKTQTLSFRDFYPSVHSAWSKEYDNRQQIRTPIGLVGAEGKLEFWLGEDEDDEGKPINVSQGLLAGKPGAGKSYTLHAIILGLAMRYAPDELEMYLLDYKEGVEFQIYVNPEPLKIETEEESDDKALPHAKMISIESDREFGLNVLKYIRQQITERSEKFKEVGAEKIKAYRDITGEKLPRIFIVIDEFQVLFEDNDSIMREINDVFDPILRKGRSYGVHLLLASQTPSVPNMNRFFSTLIELRMVQQMDKSLASSVLSEGNSDAVSLLDSPGKIIYNDRLGTKDYNQIGQIADVSKEERINALKYIQTIFHKKNFKRTKHLTVFRGSEPAKLKHNIQLNKLFDFTRWLSSKELKEFIDEKDWKAQETPGIAWLGEAMRLGNHTLAIFRRRPRNNMILIGTSEETIFGLLGGLLLSLVNCYEPQQVRFHIINLSPDEDTEWTQMPIMFRDAFQSYFSVFIGKRSLDSESDILKGETLLRQTFDEFKNRKQQRKENPDELNFGASLFLVYAVGGLNLAPNLIPIEGRRGEKPSEDAEKLLELISKGSELGIHVILWLNNMTTLNTLSGDSSRSWLNHFGLRVALKMSLEDSRLLLGETYKFHPTFPVAYFWDKANAAEMPEKFKPYTVPSAEEVFDYSNKLIKRIIE; encoded by the coding sequence ATGGATTCAGATAAAAAAAACCCTCGTTTACTATCTCTGTCTTGGAATGAACCTCGCTGGACTCCCTTAGAGCATGATCCGAAACATTATCGTCCACAAATAAAAGGAGACGCTCCCAGAAGATTACGAGTTGGAGAGCTGAAACGTATATTTAAAACATATATTGAGAAAGATGACATTCTATCAGCGAAGAAAACAACATCTAGAGTAAGAAATAATTTAAAATCTAGAACAAAAGATGAAGTTGAACCTGTAAATATGGTGGCAGCGGCCTTTGTTCCCATTCGGTCTTACACCCCACTACAAGGGGAAAGTCATCCTGGACATATTGCAATTTTCAGCAATAATAATCAAACGAGAAAAACTGCTATTACTGCAATTGAGTCAATGGCACTGAGGACTATTTGTACCTTCCCAGTTAAAAAATTGCAATGCACATTTATAGATCCTGTTGATATAGGGAGTAACTTTCCTTTTAATGGTAAGTTACCTTCATTAATAATTGGGGAAAGAATTTATACAAGTAGTAGCGGCATTCGAGAACAATTACAATTATTTAGTTCTCACGTAGAAAAGGTAATTCAACGTTTAGGGAAAGACTATGAGAGTATCGAAGAATTCAATCAAGCTAATTCTGTAGTTGCAGAGGCCTATCGTTACCTATTTATCACTGACTTTCCTAATGGTTTTGATAATAACTCCAGAGAAGCGTTAGAAAGTATCTTACGAAATGGTGCAAGAGCTGGAGTTTATGTCGTTATTCATGTTGATGAAGTTATTGAAAAACCTCGTGATTTCAGCTATAAGACTTTTAGTCATCATACTACCAGCCTTCTACCGACTGGAAATCACATAAAAGAGAACCCTTTATTTACTACTTCAGTAATTAATAAAGCATTCAATATCCTCTTAGACAAACCACCGTCAAAAGAACAATTCAATCAACTAACAAATCTCTTTACTAAAACCTTTAAAGAACTTAAAACTCAAACTTTATCTTTTAGAGACTTTTATCCTTCTGTACATTCAGCATGGTCTAAAGAATATGATAACCGCCAACAAATTAGAACACCTATTGGTTTAGTGGGAGCAGAAGGAAAATTAGAATTTTGGCTAGGTGAGGATGAAGACGATGAAGGTAAACCAATTAACGTCAGTCAAGGTTTATTGGCAGGAAAACCCGGAGCGGGAAAAAGCTATACACTTCACGCGATTATTCTTGGCTTAGCTATGAGATATGCTCCCGATGAATTAGAAATGTATCTTTTAGATTACAAAGAAGGAGTGGAATTTCAAATTTATGTTAATCCTGAACCTTTAAAAATAGAGACTGAGGAAGAATCTGATGATAAAGCCCTCCCGCATGCCAAAATGATATCTATTGAAAGTGACAGAGAATTTGGTTTAAATGTCCTTAAATATATTCGTCAACAAATTACTGAAAGAAGTGAAAAATTCAAAGAAGTTGGTGCGGAAAAAATAAAGGCTTATCGTGATATTACAGGAGAGAAATTACCTCGTATTTTCATAGTCATTGATGAATTTCAAGTATTATTCGAAGACAATGATAGTATTATGCGAGAAATTAATGATGTATTTGACCCAATACTACGCAAAGGACGTTCCTATGGAGTTCATTTACTGTTAGCGTCTCAAACCCCTAGTGTCCCTAACATGAATCGTTTTTTCTCAACTTTAATTGAGTTAAGAATGGTGCAACAGATGGATAAAAGTTTAGCTTCATCTGTACTCAGTGAAGGAAATAGTGATGCTGTAAGTTTATTAGATAGCCCAGGTAAAATTATCTATAACGATAGACTGGGAACAAAAGATTATAATCAAATAGGTCAGATTGCCGATGTATCTAAAGAAGAAAGAATTAACGCTTTAAAATATATTCAAACAATTTTCCATAAAAAGAATTTTAAACGAACTAAACATTTAACTGTATTTCGAGGCTCTGAACCTGCTAAGTTAAAACATAATATTCAACTCAATAAATTATTTGATTTTACTCGTTGGTTATCTTCTAAAGAACTTAAGGAATTTATTGACGAAAAAGACTGGAAAGCTCAAGAAACTCCAGGTATTGCTTGGTTAGGAGAAGCCATGAGACTAGGTAATCATACCTTAGCTATTTTCCGTAGAAGACCTCGTAATAATATGATTTTAATAGGAACATCAGAAGAAACTATTTTTGGCTTATTAGGAGGACTTTTACTCAGTTTAGTCAACTGTTATGAACCTCAACAAGTTCGATTTCATATTATTAATCTTTCTCCTGACGAGGATACAGAATGGACACAAATGCCAATCATGTTCAGAGATGCTTTTCAATCTTATTTTTCTGTTTTTATAGGAAAACGCTCTCTAGATAGTGAAAGTGACATCTTGAAAGGGGAAACGCTACTACGGCAAACCTTTGATGAATTTAAAAATCGCAAACAACAACGTAAAGAAAACCCTGATGAGTTAAATTTTGGAGCATCATTATTTTTGGTTTATGCTGTAGGAGGACTGAATTTGGCTCCTAATTTAATTCCGATTGAGGGACGACGTGGAGAAAAACCTTCTGAAGATGCAGAAAAACTACTAGAGCTTATTTCTAAAGGCTCAGAATTAGGTATTCATGTTATCCTTTGGCTTAATAATATGACTACATTAAATACTCTCTCAGGAGATAGTAGCCGTTCATGGCTCAATCATTTTGGCTTAAGGGTTGCTTTAAAAATGTCTCTCGAAGATTCTAGATTGTTATTAGGAGAAACCTATAAATTTCACCCAACTTTTCCCGTTGCCTATTTCTGGGATAAAGCAAATGCTGCGGAAATGCCAGAAAAATTCAAACCTTATACTGTGCCCTCAGCCGAGGAAGTTTTTGACTATAGTAATAAATTAATTAAACGTATTATTGAGTGA
- a CDS encoding WXG100 family type VII secretion target, whose amino-acid sequence MSRDLDLDLDELKRFIDVVDQFHQVIGEKFESVQTAWDQCNESWQGASKKRFTKDFEQTQDSVERAINAGQTASEVFLDVFESIVEEFEDQYL is encoded by the coding sequence ATGTCTAGAGATTTAGATCTTGATTTAGATGAATTAAAAAGATTTATTGATGTTGTAGATCAATTTCACCAAGTTATTGGAGAAAAGTTTGAATCTGTACAGACTGCTTGGGATCAATGTAATGAATCTTGGCAAGGTGCAAGTAAAAAACGTTTTACTAAAGACTTTGAGCAAACTCAAGACTCTGTAGAAAGAGCAATTAATGCAGGTCAAACTGCTTCTGAAGTTTTTTTAGATGTTTTTGAATCTATTGTTGAAGAATTTGAAGACCAATATTTATAA